In Apilactobacillus bombintestini, one genomic interval encodes:
- the rlmD gene encoding 23S rRNA (uracil(1939)-C(5))-methyltransferase RlmD produces the protein MKFKAPVNKNEEYEVDIIDLTYQGLGVAKIKDYPLFIEDTLPGEKAKIKVIKVNQNFGFGKLEELLKKSSDRVEDVNRDYTRTGIAPLQHLKYDAQLKFKQHQLQELFDKSKMDVEVLPTMGMDNPTQYRNKAQIPVRLINGKLQTGFYRKHSHDLVPIEDFYIQDPEIDKAIVVVRDILRKYHIEPYNENKHNGVIRNIMVRRGHYSHQMMIGLITRTKKLPMVDMIVKEIKDALPEVTSIMQNINLSDGNGLLGKSTVRLYGKTYIEDELLGLKFAISLNSFYQVNPEQTEKLYSTAIDKAELDGTQTVIDAYCGIGTISLAVAEHAKQVYGVEIVKEAIEDAKINAQKNHINNAKFVTGSAEEQMEKWQAQGLKPDVIMVDPPRKGLAASFIESATKVAPNKIVYVSCNPSTLVRDARRLAEKGYVINQPVQPVDQFPQTVHVESVTVFEKK, from the coding sequence ATGAAATTTAAAGCACCAGTTAATAAGAATGAAGAATACGAAGTTGATATTATCGACTTAACATATCAAGGTTTAGGTGTCGCTAAAATAAAGGATTATCCTTTATTTATCGAAGATACTTTACCTGGTGAAAAAGCTAAAATTAAAGTTATTAAAGTTAACCAAAATTTTGGTTTTGGAAAGTTAGAAGAATTATTAAAGAAATCTTCTGATCGTGTTGAAGATGTTAATAGAGATTACACTCGTACAGGAATTGCACCACTTCAACATTTGAAGTACGATGCGCAATTAAAATTCAAACAACACCAATTACAAGAATTGTTTGATAAATCTAAGATGGATGTAGAAGTATTGCCTACTATGGGAATGGATAATCCTACCCAATACCGTAATAAGGCACAAATTCCAGTTCGTTTAATTAATGGTAAATTACAAACTGGTTTTTACCGTAAACATTCTCATGATTTAGTTCCTATCGAAGATTTCTATATTCAAGACCCAGAAATCGATAAGGCTATCGTAGTAGTTAGAGATATTCTACGTAAATACCATATCGAACCATACAATGAAAACAAGCACAATGGTGTTATCAGAAACATTATGGTTAGAAGAGGTCACTACAGTCATCAAATGATGATTGGATTGATTACTAGAACTAAGAAATTACCTATGGTAGACATGATTGTTAAAGAAATCAAAGATGCCTTGCCAGAAGTAACTAGTATTATGCAAAACATTAATTTATCTGATGGCAACGGTTTGTTAGGTAAGAGTACAGTTCGTTTATATGGTAAGACTTACATTGAAGATGAATTATTAGGATTGAAATTTGCTATTTCCTTAAATTCATTCTATCAAGTAAACCCAGAACAAACTGAAAAACTATATTCCACTGCCATTGATAAAGCAGAATTAGACGGTACTCAAACTGTTATTGATGCATACTGTGGTATCGGTACTATTTCATTAGCTGTAGCTGAACATGCTAAACAAGTTTATGGGGTAGAAATCGTTAAAGAAGCCATTGAAGATGCTAAAATCAATGCACAAAAGAACCACATTAACAATGCCAAGTTTGTAACTGGTAGTGCAGAAGAACAAATGGAAAAATGGCAAGCACAAGGATTGAAGCCAGATGTAATTATGGTGGATCCTCCTCGTAAAGGACTTGCTGCTTCATTTATTGAAAGTGCTACTAAGGTGGCTCCTAACAAGATTGTTTACGTTTCATGTAATCCATCTACTTTAGTTAGGGATGCACGTCGTTTAGCAGAAAAAGGTTACGTAATTAATCAACCAGTTCAACCAGTTGATCAATTCCCACAAACCGTTCATGTGGAATCAGTAACTGTATTTGAAAAGAAGTAA
- a CDS encoding site-specific DNA-methyltransferase — protein sequence MDSEDYNPTTPNFRTRAAKKIAKIFPEVVTDGKIDFESLQESLSPDLEKSDYNEKFEFTWRGKKDAKKIADAPSKDTTLIPDKNNSKFWNNTKNIYIEGDNLEVLKLLQNGYGNKVDLIYLDPPYNTGKDFIYHDDFHNGYNEYLQQTGQKNDNGEFTSTNHETNGRFHTDWLNMMYPRLKLARKLLSEKGVIFVNISDTEAFNLKKVMDEIFGENNFVSDIIWNSTKSVTNTAIISGSTTHTLTYFKDNDYFVKNRTDFRIPDSDKGFSNPDNDPRGPWKADPFQTGGERPNQLYDIVNPNTGKVYKPNPGSCWKNDKNKFDELMSDNRIVFGKNGLSGPQRKRFLFEAKERGKVVKTLWDDVDTTTNGTARVKELFGSTVFSNPKPVKLLERIIQLGTDRDSIVVDFFSGSATTAEAVFNVNAKDYGNRKFILVQLPENLDVALDNSNSNTRQIIKNAIQYLDDNNQSHELGAIGRERIRLAGEDILSRNDYKDLDIGFKTFKLSKTTINQWDENPEHFEEQLKLIRNPFTDASTNNQRALEIAIKSGISLDINPEINDDIYHYVSEDKEVFIILGEYDMSLIGKLNSKRKKKNAKVVLREMDDGSEIKFNLIELLKQSPELNDHFSLEWI from the coding sequence ATGGATAGTGAAGATTATAATCCTACTACACCAAATTTTAGGACAAGAGCAGCAAAAAAAATAGCTAAAATATTTCCTGAAGTAGTAACTGACGGTAAAATTGATTTTGAGTCACTTCAAGAAAGTCTTTCACCAGATTTAGAAAAGTCTGATTATAATGAAAAATTTGAATTTACTTGGCGAGGAAAAAAGGATGCAAAAAAAATAGCTGATGCTCCTTCTAAAGACACAACATTGATACCAGATAAGAATAATTCTAAGTTTTGGAATAATACTAAAAATATTTATATTGAGGGAGATAATCTTGAAGTTCTAAAATTGTTACAGAATGGATATGGTAATAAGGTTGACTTGATTTATTTAGATCCACCTTATAATACTGGTAAAGATTTCATATACCATGACGATTTTCATAATGGATATAATGAGTATTTACAACAAACTGGTCAAAAAAATGACAATGGTGAATTCACAAGTACAAATCATGAGACAAATGGCCGTTTTCATACAGATTGGCTTAATATGATGTATCCTAGATTAAAATTAGCAAGAAAATTGTTATCAGAAAAGGGAGTTATATTTGTTAATATAAGCGATACGGAAGCATTCAACTTAAAAAAAGTTATGGATGAAATATTTGGAGAAAATAATTTCGTATCCGATATAATTTGGAATTCTACAAAATCAGTAACTAATACAGCAATAATATCTGGATCCACAACTCATACTCTCACTTATTTTAAAGATAATGACTATTTTGTGAAGAACAGAACGGATTTTCGTATTCCTGATAGTGATAAAGGATTTAGTAATCCAGATAATGATCCAAGAGGACCTTGGAAAGCAGATCCATTTCAAACTGGTGGAGAGCGTCCAAATCAACTATATGACATAGTTAATCCGAATACTGGAAAAGTATACAAACCTAATCCTGGATCATGTTGGAAGAATGATAAGAATAAATTTGATGAACTAATGTCAGATAATCGAATTGTTTTTGGTAAAAATGGCCTTTCTGGTCCACAAAGAAAAAGATTTTTATTTGAAGCTAAGGAAAGAGGAAAAGTAGTAAAAACATTATGGGATGATGTTGATACTACAACAAATGGGACAGCTAGAGTAAAAGAATTATTTGGATCGACAGTATTTTCTAATCCTAAACCGGTTAAGTTACTTGAAAGAATTATACAATTAGGGACAGATAGGGATTCTATTGTTGTTGATTTCTTTAGTGGATCAGCAACTACAGCTGAAGCTGTGTTCAATGTTAATGCAAAAGATTACGGAAACAGAAAATTTATTTTAGTTCAATTGCCGGAAAATTTAGATGTTGCACTTGATAATTCTAATAGCAATACTAGACAAATTATAAAAAATGCTATTCAATATCTTGATGATAATAATCAAAGTCATGAATTGGGTGCAATAGGTAGAGAAAGAATAAGACTTGCAGGTGAAGATATCCTATCCAGAAATGATTATAAGGATTTGGATATTGGATTTAAAACTTTTAAATTGTCAAAAACAACAATTAATCAATGGGATGAAAATCCTGAACATTTCGAAGAGCAACTTAAGTTAATTAGAAATCCATTTACTGATGCATCAACAAATAATCAAAGAGCATTGGAAATTGCAATTAAGTCTGGAATATCATTAGACATTAATCCTGAAATAAACGATGATATTTATCACTATGTGTCAGAAGATAAAGAAGTATTTATTATTTTAGGTGAATATGATATGTCATTAATAGGAAAACTAAATTCCAAAAGAAAAAAGAAAAATGCTAAGGTCGTTTTAAGAGAGATGGATGATGGTTCAGAAATTAAATTTAATTTAATAGAGTTATTGAAGCAGAGTCCAGAGTTAAACGATCACTTCAGTTTGGAGTGGATTTAA
- a CDS encoding DEAD/DEAH box helicase family protein, whose product MQINYEKLNYQEKAVKAVINTLSGYDNTLNEIITDPVLLDSSVKKTLLNVNGKYPGNDYLSPFPQFNIEMETGTGKTMVYLQTIMALHKRFGENKFIIVVPSRAIKTGVQDNLRKLRNYLSDIFNTDKYQYFVYNSKKIGDLQNFEDNSFQIMLTTIQAFNKDTNIINQEYNEGFFGGRPLDQITDSNPIVIIDEPQSVDSAKAGKKAISSLNPKIVLRYSATHKEKQYPLLYEFGPVDAYKEHMVKHIETLGTEVNTDGNIPIVELSENPEIKNGKLVARVLAYKSSNDDFFKKIVTLKKGDSLAKKTHNSLYNKFGLVSEINITESFVKFENGYKAELGSLEGEFEIWVTAQMKALIRDHIDRELKMQRKGIKVLSLIFLDKVKNYRVYTNDGPKNGKYAKLFERLYTEVLHSNPKYKKLNDYNVPVSEVHDGYFAKDKATKNKPEIYRDSRGNGDTIRDESAYNVIMADKEGLLTQYVPGKSETNTKAAKLRFIFSHSALKEGWDNPNVFQILTIASPKNDLARRQKIGRGLRIPVNQNGERVYDDEQNVVTIYANETFEQFADGLQKEYAKSGLLKDKINGDFFANLVVQKNHNVNTNDYDEKNISDDNHDSFSDENQNTDITTQVSKKESKNFVNILKEENVISSDGKPIFSGIKKLSSPDTKKHFIKKAKEVGLDSQATSAMINKITIQFDVPEPRNRRNRKEVNITNKNNPYLNDLWNKIAHKVNYRVKFDEDNLINDIVNGNNPLSEIQLKKMTAIQTRARVNLKENKVDNRMLNQNTEHLVWNKLPIVNVIKQIADQSGITKNAVATIILETQKKDNSFIDKIKMNPALFQKRALNNIKGHQRKLLNKSLVYVRNGKTWSKDLLHSFSASENTLWKVPDRGLKKTLFEKIATQSEEENKFAESLVNEKKIKYFLKLPSWFKIPTPFGNYNPDWAILAERDGSERLYFIVDTKTTSEMSDLREKEQDRIRAGRQAYSKEVFNDVDFEAPVKVVGDLDI is encoded by the coding sequence ATGCAAATTAATTATGAAAAATTAAATTATCAAGAAAAAGCAGTTAAGGCAGTTATTAACACTTTATCTGGATATGATAATACTTTGAATGAAATTATTACTGACCCAGTATTGTTAGATAGTTCGGTAAAAAAAACTTTATTAAATGTTAACGGAAAATATCCTGGAAATGATTATTTATCACCATTTCCACAATTTAATATTGAAATGGAAACGGGAACTGGAAAGACAATGGTATATCTTCAAACAATTATGGCGCTTCATAAAAGATTTGGAGAAAATAAATTTATTATTGTTGTACCTAGTAGAGCAATTAAAACGGGTGTTCAAGACAATCTTCGAAAGCTTAGAAATTATTTGAGCGATATATTCAATACAGATAAATATCAATATTTTGTGTATAATTCAAAGAAAATTGGTGATTTACAAAATTTTGAAGACAATAGCTTTCAGATTATGTTAACTACTATTCAAGCATTTAATAAGGATACTAATATCATTAATCAAGAATATAATGAAGGCTTTTTTGGTGGTCGCCCACTTGATCAAATTACCGATTCAAATCCTATTGTGATTATTGATGAACCACAGTCTGTTGATAGTGCCAAAGCTGGAAAAAAGGCGATTTCTTCATTAAATCCTAAGATAGTACTTCGTTATTCTGCAACGCATAAAGAAAAACAGTATCCATTGTTATATGAGTTTGGACCAGTTGATGCATATAAAGAACATATGGTTAAACATATTGAAACTCTAGGAACAGAGGTTAATACTGATGGGAATATTCCTATTGTTGAATTAAGTGAAAATCCAGAAATTAAAAATGGAAAACTTGTAGCTAGAGTATTAGCATACAAATCAAGTAATGATGATTTTTTCAAGAAAATTGTTACTTTAAAAAAAGGTGATTCGCTGGCAAAAAAAACGCATAACTCACTATATAATAAATTTGGATTAGTAAGTGAAATTAATATTACTGAATCATTTGTGAAATTTGAAAATGGTTATAAAGCGGAATTAGGTTCTTTAGAAGGAGAATTTGAAATTTGGGTAACTGCTCAAATGAAAGCGTTGATTAGGGATCATATTGATAGAGAATTAAAAATGCAGAGAAAAGGTATAAAGGTTTTATCATTAATTTTCTTAGATAAAGTGAAAAATTATCGTGTTTATACTAATGATGGTCCAAAAAATGGAAAGTATGCTAAATTATTTGAAAGATTGTACACGGAAGTGTTACATAGTAATCCGAAATATAAAAAATTAAACGATTATAATGTTCCAGTATCTGAAGTTCATGACGGATATTTTGCTAAAGATAAGGCAACAAAAAACAAGCCAGAAATCTATCGTGATTCTAGAGGAAATGGCGATACAATAAGAGATGAATCAGCATATAACGTTATTATGGCTGATAAAGAAGGATTGCTTACTCAATATGTTCCAGGTAAATCAGAAACTAATACGAAAGCTGCTAAATTACGTTTTATTTTTAGTCACTCTGCATTAAAAGAAGGATGGGATAATCCCAATGTTTTTCAAATTTTAACAATTGCATCACCAAAAAATGATTTAGCACGTCGACAAAAGATAGGACGTGGTCTAAGAATTCCAGTTAACCAAAATGGTGAAAGAGTTTATGATGATGAACAGAATGTAGTTACCATTTATGCTAATGAGACATTTGAGCAATTTGCAGATGGACTTCAAAAGGAATATGCAAAGAGTGGTTTATTAAAGGACAAAATTAATGGAGACTTTTTTGCTAACTTGGTTGTGCAAAAAAATCATAATGTTAATACTAATGATTATGATGAAAAAAATATTAGTGATGATAATCATGATTCGTTTAGTGATGAAAATCAAAATACTGATATTACTACTCAAGTTTCAAAGAAAGAATCTAAAAATTTTGTCAATATATTAAAAGAAGAAAATGTTATTAGTAGTGATGGAAAGCCTATATTTAGTGGGATAAAAAAATTATCTTCACCTGATACAAAAAAACATTTCATAAAAAAAGCTAAAGAAGTTGGATTAGATTCACAAGCAACTAGTGCAATGATTAATAAAATAACCATTCAGTTTGATGTTCCAGAACCAAGAAATCGTAGAAATAGAAAAGAAGTAAATATTACCAATAAAAATAATCCATATCTAAATGATTTGTGGAATAAAATTGCACACAAAGTTAATTATCGAGTTAAATTTGATGAAGATAATTTAATAAATGACATAGTAAATGGAAATAATCCACTATCTGAAATTCAGTTAAAAAAAATGACAGCCATACAAACGCGTGCCAGAGTTAATCTAAAGGAAAATAAAGTAGACAATAGAATGTTAAATCAAAATACGGAACATCTTGTTTGGAATAAGCTTCCTATTGTTAATGTTATTAAACAAATAGCGGATCAATCTGGTATAACAAAGAATGCGGTTGCAACTATAATTTTAGAAACGCAGAAAAAAGATAATAGTTTCATTGACAAAATTAAAATGAATCCAGCATTATTTCAAAAACGTGCATTAAACAACATTAAGGGTCATCAACGAAAATTATTAAACAAATCATTGGTATATGTAAGGAATGGAAAAACCTGGTCTAAGGACTTGTTACATTCCTTTAGTGCGTCTGAGAACACATTGTGGAAAGTACCAGATCGTGGATTAAAGAAGACATTATTTGAGAAAATTGCTACACAATCAGAAGAAGAAAACAAATTTGCTGAATCATTAGTTAATGAGAAGAAAATAAAATATTTTTTGAAATTACCAAGTTGGTTTAAAATTCCAACGCCTTTTGGAAATTATAATCCTGATTGGGCAATTCTTGCTGAAAGAGATGGGTCAGAGAGACTTTATTTCATAGTTGATACAAAAACAACTTCAGAAATGAGTGACCTTAGAGAAAAAGAACAGGATAGAATTCGTGCAGGTAGACAGGCATACAGTAAAGAAGTATTTAATGATGTTGATTTTGAAGCTCCAGTAAAAGTTGTTGGAGATCTTGATATATAG
- a CDS encoding DUF2513 domain-containing protein: protein MHKHGDYSRDEVVNVIEQLSKNNLITGNILWGSNKPVKIFPGQLTMDGQDFLNKIRDNNAWKKIKKCLYTIPNFSLKILENVAARTISNEIHRYY from the coding sequence ATTCATAAGCATGGGGATTATTCAAGGGATGAAGTAGTAAATGTAATTGAACAGTTAAGTAAGAATAATCTCATAACTGGAAATATTTTATGGGGAAGTAACAAGCCTGTAAAAATTTTTCCTGGACAATTAACTATGGATGGACAAGATTTTTTGAATAAAATTAGGGATAATAATGCTTGGAAAAAAATAAAAAAATGTTTATATACCATACCAAATTTTTCACTGAAAATTTTGGAAAATGTAGCAGCAAGGACAATCTCAAATGAAATTCATAGATACTATTAA
- a CDS encoding APC family permease — translation MQENELKRGIGMMAALSTVMGTVIGAGVFFKTASVVNSTHSFTLTVLAWIVGGLLTICAGLTVSELAAAIPKTGGAIKYLDYTYGPLTGFSMGWAQILVYYPANIAAEAIIFSTQLINLFHLNPGILNYMAVFVALSVLAINFLGSKVSGNVQTIALICKLIPIFLIAIFGLFIPGAVHVSFLPISPSNHANLWTAFGSGLLATMFAYDGWIGVCDVAGEIKNPKKNLPKAIIIGLSLIMIIYTLVNIAFLKTLPLEHIAGNQNTASEAAIKLFGEFGGKLVTIGILVSVYGSLNGYTLSGMRIPYAMGKSKSLPFSSWFTKLSKKTAVPYTSGIFQLVIAILMIMAGSFDLLTDMLVFVMWIFNCLLFIAVFKLRFQEPDMIRPYKVPWYPVVPIVALVGGIFILIETLLTQTNLALIGILLTLIGIPVYYLQQRHLKHRA, via the coding sequence ATGCAAGAGAATGAATTAAAACGTGGTATTGGTATGATGGCAGCACTTTCTACTGTTATGGGAACCGTAATTGGTGCGGGTGTATTCTTCAAAACAGCTAGTGTTGTAAACAGTACCCATTCATTTACTCTAACAGTACTCGCATGGATTGTCGGGGGACTACTTACTATCTGTGCCGGTTTAACTGTTTCTGAATTAGCTGCTGCAATTCCTAAAACCGGTGGTGCCATTAAATATTTGGACTACACATACGGTCCATTAACTGGTTTTTCCATGGGTTGGGCACAAATATTGGTTTACTATCCTGCCAATATCGCCGCAGAAGCTATCATTTTTTCCACTCAATTAATTAATCTATTTCATTTAAATCCAGGAATTTTAAATTACATGGCTGTATTCGTTGCACTAAGTGTATTAGCTATTAATTTCCTAGGATCTAAAGTTAGTGGAAATGTACAAACTATCGCATTAATTTGCAAATTAATTCCAATCTTTTTAATCGCTATTTTTGGTTTATTTATTCCGGGAGCCGTACACGTATCATTTCTACCTATCTCCCCTAGCAACCACGCTAATCTTTGGACTGCTTTTGGTTCTGGATTACTTGCTACTATGTTTGCTTATGATGGATGGATTGGTGTTTGTGATGTTGCGGGTGAAATTAAGAATCCTAAGAAGAACTTACCTAAAGCCATTATCATTGGTCTAAGTTTAATTATGATTATCTACACCCTAGTAAATATCGCTTTCTTAAAGACTCTTCCACTAGAACACATTGCCGGAAACCAAAATACTGCTTCCGAAGCTGCCATTAAATTATTTGGTGAATTCGGTGGTAAATTAGTTACTATCGGTATTTTAGTTTCTGTCTATGGATCCTTAAATGGTTATACATTAAGTGGTATGCGTATTCCATATGCTATGGGAAAAAGTAAATCTCTTCCATTTAGCTCATGGTTTACTAAATTATCTAAAAAAACCGCCGTTCCATATACTTCAGGTATTTTCCAATTAGTAATTGCTATCTTAATGATTATGGCTGGTAGTTTTGATTTATTAACTGATATGTTAGTATTCGTTATGTGGATTTTTAACTGTCTACTATTTATTGCAGTATTTAAACTACGTTTCCAAGAACCTGATATGATCAGACCTTACAAAGTTCCTTGGTACCCTGTTGTACCTATTGTAGCTTTAGTAGGTGGTATCTTTATTCTTATTGAAACCTTACTAACCCAAACTAATCTAGCATTAATTGGAATTCTACTTACTTTAATTGGAATTCCGGTTTACTACTTACAGCAAAGACATTTGAAACATAGAGCATAA
- the gntK gene encoding gluconokinase codes for MNYIIGVDIGTTSVKTVLYDTDGQVKGYSNDGYPLYQDTPDMAEEDPEEIFSAMIAGLTEVLRKADLKNGTLKGISFSCAMHSLILLDENHKPLTRAITWADNRAVDYADQLKESGKAKELYEKTGTPVHPMTPLTKLMWLKNEKKDIYDKASYFVGIKEYILYKLFGELKEDYSIANATGMFNIFKMDWDEEALKLTGVSRDQLPELVDTTYQFKGLNKSYANVIGIDPNTPFVIGSSDGPLANLGVNAIKPGVLAVTIGTSGAVRVVTDKPVIDPKGRVFCYYLAKDKWVVGGPVNNGGIVFRWVRDQLCAPEKVTAEQMNMDAYDLLTQIASQVPAGSDGLLFHPFLGGERAPIWDANARGSFFGLTRIHTRAHMIRAALEGIVFNLYTVSLALEEVVGKPTSIQATGGFARSELWRQMLADIFEQDVNIPESFEGTALGAATLGMYSLGIIDNLEKVEDFVGVTNAHKPNPNNYKAYRELAPIYIRLSRQLQTEYKNIAEFQRKHDRSKSETEK; via the coding sequence ATGAACTACATCATTGGTGTGGATATTGGTACAACAAGTGTTAAAACCGTTTTGTACGATACCGATGGACAAGTTAAAGGATACTCAAACGATGGTTATCCTTTATATCAAGACACTCCAGATATGGCTGAAGAAGATCCAGAAGAAATCTTCTCTGCTATGATCGCAGGTCTTACTGAAGTATTAAGAAAAGCTGACCTTAAAAATGGAACTTTAAAGGGTATTTCATTCTCATGTGCTATGCACAGTTTGATTTTACTTGATGAAAACCACAAACCATTAACCCGTGCTATTACATGGGCTGATAACCGTGCCGTTGACTACGCAGATCAACTAAAAGAATCCGGTAAAGCTAAAGAATTATACGAAAAGACTGGTACTCCAGTTCACCCTATGACTCCATTAACTAAGTTAATGTGGTTAAAGAATGAAAAGAAAGATATTTACGACAAGGCTAGTTACTTTGTTGGTATCAAGGAATACATTCTTTACAAATTATTCGGTGAATTGAAAGAAGATTACTCAATTGCCAACGCTACTGGTATGTTCAACATCTTCAAGATGGATTGGGACGAAGAAGCTCTTAAATTAACTGGTGTTTCTCGTGACCAACTTCCTGAATTAGTTGACACTACTTACCAATTCAAAGGTTTAAACAAATCATATGCTAACGTAATTGGTATTGATCCTAACACCCCATTCGTTATTGGTTCATCTGATGGTCCTTTAGCCAACCTAGGTGTTAACGCTATTAAACCTGGTGTTCTAGCCGTTACAATTGGTACTTCAGGTGCCGTTCGTGTTGTTACTGACAAACCAGTTATCGATCCTAAAGGTCGTGTCTTCTGCTACTACTTAGCTAAAGACAAATGGGTTGTTGGTGGTCCTGTAAACAACGGTGGTATCGTCTTCCGTTGGGTAAGAGACCAACTATGTGCCCCTGAAAAAGTTACTGCTGAACAAATGAACATGGATGCTTATGACCTATTAACTCAAATTGCTTCACAAGTACCCGCTGGTTCAGATGGTCTATTATTCCACCCATTCTTAGGTGGTGAACGTGCTCCTATATGGGATGCTAACGCTCGTGGATCATTCTTCGGTTTAACTAGAATTCACACTCGTGCACACATGATTAGAGCTGCACTAGAAGGAATCGTATTTAACCTATACACTGTTAGTCTTGCTCTAGAAGAAGTAGTTGGTAAACCAACAAGCATTCAAGCTACTGGTGGTTTTGCTCGTTCAGAACTATGGCGTCAAATGCTTGCTGATATCTTTGAACAAGATGTTAACATTCCAGAAAGTTTCGAAGGTACTGCTTTAGGTGCTGCTACATTAGGTATGTACTCACTAGGTATCATCGATAACTTGGAAAAGGTTGAAGACTTCGTAGGAGTAACTAATGCCCACAAGCCAAACCCTAACAACTACAAAGCTTACCGTGAATTAGCACCAATTTACATTCGTTTGAGTCGTCAACTTCAAACTGAATACAAGAACATTGCTGAATTCCAACGTAAGCATGACCGCTCAAAGAGTGAAACAGAAAAATAA
- a CDS encoding GH25 family lysozyme, with the protein MIGSYFGYQSYQNYLIDQYEVKGIMISQSDAYIDFVSLANSGQKFVYIRASQGATYTDDDFSDNFQRSQGSGLQVGSYHIFSTQSSVHDQLKNFTKEVGSDYGTLPPMVVVRDDLSKKQIQQLSDFIYRLHHYYDTDVMVRSDYDTFKQLNPSIMHNVQYFSPDEDNKKANFIEVKKYRNINIDGSDILVNQVAFNGNKTGWQRYLLKNQDR; encoded by the coding sequence TTGATAGGTTCTTATTTTGGATACCAAAGTTATCAAAATTATTTAATTGATCAATATGAAGTAAAAGGAATTATGATTAGCCAATCGGATGCTTATATCGATTTTGTGAGTTTGGCAAATAGTGGACAGAAATTTGTATACATTAGAGCAAGTCAGGGAGCTACATATACAGATGATGACTTTTCTGATAATTTCCAACGTAGTCAGGGCTCTGGATTACAAGTAGGTTCCTATCATATATTTAGTACACAAAGCAGTGTGCATGATCAGCTAAAAAATTTCACTAAGGAAGTAGGTAGCGATTATGGGACCTTACCTCCTATGGTGGTAGTACGAGATGATTTATCCAAAAAGCAGATTCAACAATTGTCAGATTTTATTTATCGTTTGCACCATTATTATGATACTGATGTGATGGTTCGTTCTGATTATGATACGTTTAAACAATTGAATCCATCGATAATGCATAATGTACAGTATTTTAGTCCGGATGAAGATAATAAAAAGGCTAATTTTATCGAAGTTAAAAAATATCGCAATATCAACATTGATGGTAGTGATATTTTAGTTAATCAAGTGGCCTTTAATGGAAATAAAACTGGTTGGCAACGCTACTTATTGAAAAACCAAGATCGTTGA